In one Halosimplex halophilum genomic region, the following are encoded:
- a CDS encoding ferredoxin → MAEDGPVDPATIGERDAPPVEEKPYKIIFEANKCFGAGKCAEVSDNWTLDISTGIARPEAYFIGEDELDENVRAAEVCPAKKDRGVIHVVDRRTDEEIAPDPNGDGTLSVDW, encoded by the coding sequence ATGGCAGAGGACGGTCCCGTCGACCCGGCCACGATCGGCGAGCGCGACGCGCCCCCCGTCGAGGAGAAGCCGTACAAGATCATCTTCGAGGCGAACAAGTGCTTCGGCGCCGGGAAGTGCGCGGAGGTCTCGGACAACTGGACGCTGGACATCTCGACGGGGATCGCCAGGCCGGAGGCGTACTTCATCGGCGAGGACGAACTGGACGAGAACGTCCGCGCGGCGGAGGTCTGCCCCGCGAAGAAAGACCGGGGCGTCATCCACGTCGTCGACCGCCGCACCGACGAGGAGATCGCGCCCGACCCGAACGGCGACGGCACGCTCTCGGTCGACTGGTGA
- the ahbB gene encoding siroheme decarboxylase subunit beta: protein MSQGTADWRARVDAVDAAIVDGWQSGFPVRERPFEAVAADLGVAESEALERVRRLYDEGIFRRFGPVLNPPVIGSSTLAAVRAPVDRFDEVAAVINGYEQVNHNYARDHEWNMWFVVTAASKERRDAILAEIEERTGCEVLVLPMLTDFYIDLEFPVVNGDRFARESLAETDVSATTISERAAADLSALDRRVLLEVQGGFPLSATPYRDVAAAVDAPVADVLASVEKLLADGCIKRIGCVVNHLVTGFDANCMVVWDVPDDELDERGVEVGKLPYVTLCYHRPRRPEREWPYNLFTMIHGREQDAVDAKIDELAAEYLPVTHERLYSTETLKQTGARYEDLVDEHAGE from the coding sequence ATGAGTCAGGGGACGGCCGACTGGCGGGCGCGGGTCGACGCCGTCGACGCGGCCATCGTCGACGGGTGGCAGAGCGGGTTCCCCGTCCGGGAGCGGCCCTTCGAGGCCGTCGCGGCGGACCTGGGCGTCGCGGAGAGCGAGGCGCTCGAACGGGTCCGGCGGCTCTACGACGAGGGGATCTTCCGGCGGTTCGGCCCCGTGTTGAACCCGCCGGTGATCGGCAGTTCGACGCTGGCGGCGGTGCGGGCGCCGGTCGACCGCTTCGACGAGGTCGCCGCCGTGATCAACGGCTACGAGCAGGTCAACCACAACTACGCACGGGACCACGAGTGGAACATGTGGTTCGTCGTGACCGCCGCCTCGAAGGAGCGTCGCGACGCCATCCTCGCGGAGATCGAGGAGCGGACCGGCTGCGAGGTCCTCGTCCTCCCGATGCTGACGGACTTCTACATCGACCTGGAGTTCCCGGTGGTCAACGGCGACCGCTTCGCCCGGGAGAGCCTGGCGGAGACGGACGTGTCGGCGACGACGATCAGCGAGCGGGCGGCCGCGGACCTGTCGGCGCTGGACCGGCGCGTCCTGCTGGAGGTCCAGGGCGGGTTCCCGCTCTCGGCGACCCCCTATCGGGACGTGGCCGCGGCGGTCGACGCGCCGGTCGCGGACGTGCTCGCGAGCGTCGAGAAACTGCTCGCCGACGGCTGTATCAAGCGGATCGGCTGCGTCGTCAACCACCTCGTGACGGGGTTCGACGCCAACTGCATGGTCGTCTGGGACGTGCCCGACGACGAACTCGACGAGCGGGGCGTCGAGGTGGGCAAACTCCCGTACGTGACGCTGTGTTACCACCGACCGCGTCGGCCCGAGCGGGAGTGGCCCTACAACCTGTTCACGATGATCCACGGGCGCGAGCAGGACGCCGTCGACGCGAAGATCGACGAGCTGGCCGCCGAGTACCTGCCCGTCACCCACGAGCGGCTCTACTCGACGGAGACGCTGAAACAGACGGGCGCCCGCTACGAGGACCTCGTCGACGAGCACGCCGGCGAGTGA
- a CDS encoding ABC transporter ATP-binding protein, giving the protein MSAVEMDGLTKRFGDVTAVESLSLSVDRGEVFGFLGPNGAGKSTTINVLLGFLDPTAGSVRVLGTDVTEDVQRVKRRVGLLPEAFEPVPNLTGREHVAAAVETKGADDDPDALLDRVGLAPEDARRPADDYSTGMFQRMALAVALVGEPDLLVLDEPSAGLDPNGVRLVREVVREEADRGAAVFFSSHILDEVERVSDRVGILQDGELTAVNSVENLRAELGMGSVVSATVDEVPDLDPVAAVDGVADVSADGSTVRVSCAAPRAKMAALRRLDDRATVADVAIEESSLEDLFEAYTTDRPAADGDADSARGADGDAGTTRDADDASAADGDTPAATAGGDGT; this is encoded by the coding sequence ATGAGCGCGGTCGAGATGGACGGACTCACGAAGCGGTTCGGCGACGTGACCGCGGTCGAGAGCCTCTCGCTGTCGGTCGACCGCGGCGAGGTGTTCGGCTTCCTCGGGCCGAACGGCGCCGGGAAGTCGACGACGATCAACGTCCTCCTGGGGTTTCTCGACCCGACCGCGGGGTCGGTCCGGGTCCTCGGGACGGACGTGACCGAGGACGTTCAGCGAGTCAAGCGACGGGTGGGACTGCTCCCGGAGGCGTTCGAGCCGGTCCCGAACCTCACCGGGCGCGAGCACGTCGCGGCGGCGGTCGAGACCAAGGGAGCCGACGACGACCCGGACGCCCTCCTCGACCGGGTCGGGCTCGCCCCCGAGGACGCCCGCCGGCCCGCCGACGACTACTCGACGGGGATGTTCCAGCGGATGGCGCTGGCGGTCGCGCTGGTCGGCGAACCGGACCTGCTCGTCCTCGACGAGCCCTCCGCGGGGCTGGATCCCAACGGCGTCCGACTGGTCCGCGAGGTCGTCCGCGAGGAGGCCGACCGCGGCGCGGCCGTGTTCTTCTCCTCGCACATCCTCGACGAGGTCGAACGCGTCTCCGACCGCGTGGGGATCCTCCAGGACGGCGAGCTGACGGCGGTCAACTCCGTCGAGAACCTCCGGGCCGAGCTGGGGATGGGGAGCGTCGTCTCGGCGACCGTCGACGAAGTGCCGGACCTCGACCCGGTCGCCGCGGTCGACGGCGTCGCCGACGTCTCCGCCGACGGCTCGACGGTCCGGGTGTCCTGCGCGGCGCCCCGGGCGAAGATGGCGGCGCTCCGCCGGCTCGACGACCGCGCGACGGTCGCGGACGTGGCCATCGAGGAGTCGTCGCTGGAGGACCTGTTCGAGGCCTACACGACCGACCGGCCGGCGGCCGACGGAGACGCCGACAGCGCCCGGGGCGCGGACGGCGACGCCGGAACGACCCGGGACGCCGACGACGCGAGCGCAGCGGACGGTGATACCCCGGCGGCGACCGCGGGAGGTGACGGGACGTGA
- a CDS encoding phosphoadenosine phosphosulfate reductase family protein, which translates to MTDEFPDYLDVDYSAGEGEDPADYPHVNDKIEKAIEVTRKGLEEYENPVVMWTGGKDSTLTLYFVKEVADQFDLEVPPVVFIDHYQHFDELIDFVEHWADEWDLDVIWARNEDVGEYVDEHGLEPGDDIPIDELSEHNQHHVREILEYEEDTFPFLLDTYVGNHLLKTVALNDAIEAHDVDGIISGIRWDEQESRADETFFSPRHDPDIYPPHDRVQTILQFDEAAVWEAFWNFVVPDTVDEFPDEGYVPETDDDLPEGVSQEDIPVSPKYFAGFRSLGSEVSTDKAAEEPAWQQDLESTTERAGRAQDKEDLMERLRDLGYM; encoded by the coding sequence ATGACAGACGAGTTCCCCGACTACCTGGACGTCGACTACAGCGCAGGCGAAGGCGAGGACCCGGCCGACTACCCGCACGTCAACGACAAGATCGAGAAGGCCATCGAGGTCACCCGGAAGGGCCTCGAGGAGTACGAGAACCCGGTCGTGATGTGGACGGGCGGCAAGGACTCGACGCTCACGCTGTACTTCGTCAAGGAGGTCGCCGACCAGTTCGACCTCGAAGTCCCGCCGGTCGTGTTCATCGACCACTACCAGCACTTCGACGAGCTGATCGACTTCGTCGAGCACTGGGCCGACGAGTGGGATCTGGACGTGATCTGGGCCCGCAACGAGGACGTGGGTGAGTACGTCGACGAGCACGGCCTCGAACCCGGCGACGACATCCCGATCGACGAGCTCTCCGAGCACAACCAGCACCACGTCCGCGAGATCCTCGAGTACGAGGAGGACACCTTCCCGTTCCTGCTGGACACCTACGTCGGCAACCACCTCCTCAAGACCGTCGCGCTCAACGACGCTATCGAGGCCCACGACGTGGACGGCATCATCTCGGGCATCCGCTGGGACGAGCAGGAGTCCCGCGCCGACGAGACGTTCTTCTCGCCGCGCCACGACCCCGACATCTACCCGCCCCACGACCGGGTCCAGACCATCCTCCAGTTCGACGAGGCCGCCGTCTGGGAGGCGTTCTGGAACTTCGTGGTCCCGGACACCGTCGACGAGTTCCCCGACGAGGGCTACGTCCCCGAGACCGACGACGACCTCCCCGAGGGCGTCTCCCAGGAGGACATCCCCGTCTCGCCGAAGTACTTCGCCGGCTTCCGGTCGCTCGGCTCCGAGGTCAGCACGGACAAGGCCGCCGAGGAACCGGCCTGGCAGCAGGATCTGGAATCGACGACCGAGCGCGCGGGCCGCGCCCAGGACAAGGAGGACCTGATGGAGCGCCTGCGCGACCTCGGCTACATGTAA
- a CDS encoding universal stress protein, whose protein sequence is MGKRILVPVDGSEQAHRAFEFVAEEFGDAEVVLLHVVNPAEAGYSAQASIPSFSEEWYKSERAAAEELFDEIAALADGTDLSIEREIEVGKPIRVIVEFAEEEAVDQIVMGSHGRSGVTRILLGSVAEAVVRRSPVPVTVVR, encoded by the coding sequence ATGGGCAAGCGCATCCTGGTCCCGGTCGACGGGTCCGAGCAGGCACACAGGGCGTTCGAGTTCGTCGCCGAGGAGTTCGGCGACGCTGAGGTGGTGCTGTTGCACGTCGTCAACCCCGCGGAGGCCGGCTACAGCGCCCAGGCCTCCATCCCGAGCTTCTCCGAGGAGTGGTACAAGAGCGAGCGGGCCGCCGCCGAGGAGCTGTTCGACGAGATCGCCGCCCTCGCCGACGGGACCGACCTCTCGATCGAGCGGGAGATCGAGGTCGGCAAGCCGATCCGCGTCATCGTCGAGTTCGCCGAGGAGGAGGCGGTCGACCAGATCGTCATGGGGAGCCACGGCCGCTCGGGCGTCACCCGGATCCTCCTGGGCAGCGTCGCCGAGGCGGTCGTCCGGCGCTCGCCCGTCCCCGTTACCGTCGTGCGCTGA
- a CDS encoding winged helix-turn-helix domain-containing protein → MDFDKLVHQPTRLQIFAYLYQHGETSFPDLKEALDVTEGNLASHIGKMEDADCVAVEKQFVDRKPQTTYELTDRGREKFEEHIGTLEALIEDLE, encoded by the coding sequence ATGGACTTCGACAAACTCGTCCACCAGCCGACGCGGCTCCAGATCTTCGCCTACCTCTACCAGCACGGCGAGACGAGTTTCCCCGACCTCAAGGAGGCCCTGGACGTGACCGAGGGCAACCTCGCCAGCCACATCGGGAAGATGGAGGACGCCGACTGCGTCGCCGTCGAGAAGCAGTTCGTCGACCGCAAACCGCAGACCACCTACGAACTCACCGACCGCGGCCGCGAGAAGTTCGAGGAGCACATCGGGACGCTCGAGGCGCTGATCGAGGATCTGGAGTGA
- a CDS encoding ABC transporter permease gives MSTRTVAGVDFRSVRRSYVVVGVAATFAALVGLAFLGSSEVHPHPVRTTWGLAALVAWVLPLLLAPLAYLAVAGDRARGTVTYHLGLPNSRAAYFRGKYVTRAAVAVATTLLGVAVAVAVALATYEHAPDPGRFLALGALSAAFALAMVGIFLAVSASVASRSRAMVGVVGAYFLLSAFWIGPLPALNLDTALDAVAALTGVAIPESTRAVIGALSPAGAYFNLLPELVWADAPGQYDVFAQFADVPDYLGYEPWFNAAVLAAWTVGAPLVGYLRFRSAELG, from the coding sequence GTGAGCACGCGGACCGTCGCCGGCGTGGACTTCCGGAGCGTCAGGCGCTCGTACGTCGTGGTCGGCGTGGCCGCGACGTTCGCGGCGCTGGTCGGGCTGGCGTTCCTCGGGTCGAGCGAGGTCCACCCCCACCCGGTCCGGACGACCTGGGGGCTGGCGGCGCTGGTCGCCTGGGTCCTCCCGCTGTTGCTCGCCCCGCTGGCGTACCTGGCGGTCGCCGGCGACCGCGCCCGCGGGACGGTCACCTACCACCTCGGCCTGCCGAACTCGCGGGCGGCGTACTTCCGCGGGAAGTACGTCACGCGGGCGGCCGTCGCCGTCGCGACGACGCTGCTGGGCGTCGCGGTCGCCGTCGCCGTCGCGCTCGCGACCTACGAGCACGCCCCCGACCCCGGCCGCTTCCTCGCGCTCGGCGCCCTCTCGGCGGCGTTCGCCCTCGCGATGGTGGGGATCTTCCTCGCCGTCTCCGCCTCGGTCGCCTCCCGGTCGCGCGCGATGGTCGGCGTCGTCGGCGCGTACTTCCTCCTGTCGGCGTTCTGGATCGGTCCCCTCCCGGCCCTGAACCTCGACACGGCGCTGGACGCCGTCGCCGCTCTCACGGGCGTCGCGATCCCCGAGTCGACGCGGGCGGTGATCGGCGCGCTCTCCCCCGCTGGCGCGTACTTCAACCTCCTCCCGGAACTCGTCTGGGCGGACGCCCCCGGCCAGTACGACGTGTTCGCCCAGTTCGCCGACGTGCCCGACTACCTCGGCTACGAACCGTGGTTCAACGCCGCCGTCCTGGCCGCCTGGACGGTCGGCGCGCCGCTCGTCGGCTACCTCCGGTTCCGCTCGGCGGAGCTGGGGTAG
- a CDS encoding stage II sporulation protein M, translating to MSGDSDRRETEGSADRGGDPDPAPDRTRDPDRSNGGTSGGSIRALHREARFTRWLRWHLVAALFVFFGSAFAAYAVVGSVPIAQLEALVEQLQAEAPADSPLPELAFVPLLVNNLRALALIGLGAITGGLLSLFGLVVNGVIVGAVVSVVVRQTSWAVILALLLPHGVIELSAFFVAAAVGLRVPHRVVRYLLGWDETPLSRVELYELAVIAVVLVAMIVVAAWIEVYLTRDVAEWLLGPGALPE from the coding sequence ATGAGCGGAGACAGCGACCGCCGGGAGACGGAGGGGAGCGCGGACCGAGGCGGGGATCCGGACCCGGCTCCGGACCGGACCCGAGACCCGGACAGATCGAACGGGGGGACGAGCGGGGGATCGATCCGGGCGCTGCACCGGGAGGCGCGGTTCACGCGGTGGCTGCGGTGGCACCTGGTCGCGGCGCTTTTCGTCTTCTTCGGGAGCGCGTTCGCGGCCTACGCCGTGGTCGGGTCGGTCCCAATCGCCCAGCTGGAGGCGCTGGTCGAGCAGCTCCAGGCGGAGGCGCCGGCCGACAGCCCCCTCCCCGAGCTGGCGTTCGTGCCGCTGCTGGTCAACAACCTCCGGGCGCTCGCTCTGATCGGGCTCGGGGCGATCACCGGCGGGCTGCTTTCGCTGTTCGGGCTGGTCGTCAACGGTGTCATCGTCGGCGCGGTGGTCTCGGTCGTCGTCCGCCAGACCTCCTGGGCGGTGATCCTCGCGCTGTTGCTCCCCCACGGGGTGATCGAACTCTCGGCGTTCTTCGTCGCGGCGGCGGTCGGGCTGCGGGTCCCCCACCGGGTCGTCCGCTACCTGCTCGGCTGGGACGAGACCCCGCTCAGCCGGGTCGAACTGTACGAACTCGCGGTCATCGCGGTCGTCCTCGTCGCCATGATCGTCGTCGCCGCCTGGATCGAGGTGTATCTCACCCGCGACGTGGCCGAGTGGCTCCTCGGCCCCGGCGCCCTCCCGGAGTGA
- a CDS encoding HalOD1 output domain-containing protein: MSTTAPGHGDDHQQPSETVVSSVAAHKGVDEVALPPLYEALDPDALDALFTTGGGRVRFDYAGCTVEYESDGGVDVRDA, encoded by the coding sequence ATGAGTACGACCGCACCAGGTCACGGCGACGACCACCAGCAGCCGAGCGAGACAGTCGTCTCGTCGGTCGCCGCCCACAAGGGCGTCGACGAGGTCGCGTTGCCGCCGCTGTACGAGGCGCTTGACCCGGACGCGCTCGACGCGCTGTTCACGACCGGCGGCGGCCGAGTGCGCTTCGACTACGCCGGCTGTACGGTCGAGTACGAGAGCGACGGCGGCGTCGACGTCCGCGACGCGTAG
- a CDS encoding response regulator, with protein sequence MTGPKRGVVLIVDDEPEVADAYAAHVRDAHEVRTAYGGEEALAKLDEDVDVVLLDRRMPDMVGDEVLETVRDRGLDCRVAMVTAVDADFDIVDMEFDDYVVKPVSGEELLDTVDRLLRCADYERALREYYRVTRTQVALQSAKGAAELADSDEFGRLEERRAELRDSLSAAAERLADEDFESLFRDLRE encoded by the coding sequence ATGACGGGTCCGAAGCGGGGGGTCGTGCTGATCGTCGACGACGAGCCCGAAGTCGCCGACGCGTACGCCGCACACGTCCGGGACGCACACGAGGTGCGGACGGCCTACGGGGGGGAGGAGGCGCTCGCGAAACTCGACGAGGACGTCGACGTGGTGCTGCTGGACCGGCGGATGCCGGACATGGTCGGCGACGAGGTCCTGGAGACGGTCCGCGACCGGGGGCTGGACTGCCGGGTGGCGATGGTCACGGCCGTCGACGCCGACTTCGACATCGTCGACATGGAGTTCGACGACTACGTCGTCAAGCCGGTCAGCGGCGAGGAGCTGCTCGACACCGTCGACCGGCTCCTGCGCTGTGCCGACTACGAGCGGGCGCTGCGGGAGTACTACCGGGTCACCCGCACCCAGGTCGCGCTCCAGTCGGCGAAAGGCGCCGCCGAGCTGGCCGACAGCGACGAGTTCGGCCGGCTGGAGGAGCGCCGGGCGGAGCTGCGCGACTCGCTGTCGGCGGCCGCCGAGCGCCTCGCCGACGAGGACTTCGAGTCGCTGTTCCGCGACCTCCGGGAGTGA
- a CDS encoding DUF7110 family protein yields MSRVYRLHSTLELPLEDVYDFFDDPDLPEDIEDVDITRRNNTLIISAVSADESISKYTPTAQLKASVTENRVYEEIEEDEDEDSSPVHTTDTAGGPQWGALEEEEEEPPSELVEYACFKGDRETVLQNSTLQYEMFLVLCEIAREAEKGTLTAITSPDDDLEAVRIVDGEDRPASINVVEDPREDEDSEGVNWRDNEFISG; encoded by the coding sequence ATGTCCCGCGTATACAGACTCCACTCGACACTGGAACTGCCCCTGGAGGACGTGTACGACTTCTTCGATGACCCGGATCTCCCCGAGGACATCGAGGACGTCGACATCACACGCCGGAACAACACGCTCATCATCAGCGCTGTCTCCGCCGACGAGAGCATCAGCAAGTACACGCCCACGGCCCAGCTGAAGGCCAGCGTCACGGAGAACCGCGTCTACGAGGAGATCGAGGAGGACGAGGACGAGGACAGCTCCCCCGTCCACACGACCGACACCGCGGGCGGCCCGCAGTGGGGCGCCCTCGAGGAGGAAGAGGAGGAACCCCCCTCGGAACTGGTCGAGTACGCCTGCTTCAAGGGCGACCGCGAGACGGTCCTGCAGAACAGCACCCTCCAGTACGAGATGTTCCTCGTGCTCTGCGAGATCGCCCGCGAGGCCGAGAAGGGCACGCTCACCGCCATCACCTCGCCCGACGACGACCTTGAGGCGGTCCGCATCGTCGACGGCGAGGACCGCCCGGCCTCGATCAACGTCGTCGAGGACCCCCGCGAGGACGAGGACTCCGAGGGCGTCAACTGGCGCGACAACGAGTTCATCTCCGGCTGA
- the mptA gene encoding GTP cyclohydrolase MptA: protein MTPQLPDVQASSPDVTVGLNRVGVTGVEKLVEISREEKRPYVLMAEFEVFVDLPSWRKGADMSRNMEVVDETLEEAVSHSDLRIEDICGAAAERLLDKHDYTERAEVRMEAEFVTRERTPESDLPTQSTADVIASATATEDGDIREEIGAEVTGMTVCPCSQGMSAARAREKLREQGVDDRTIEEFLEEVPQPGHSQRGHATLTVESEGGPDVDLVELIEVARDSMSARIYNLAKRPDEDHMTYQSHLDAKFVEDCVRAMAEGVIEEFPGLDDDAVVRMEQSNDESIHQHNAHAERVAEVATLREEVNGGD from the coding sequence ATGACTCCGCAACTGCCGGACGTCCAGGCGTCGAGCCCGGACGTGACCGTCGGCCTCAACCGCGTCGGCGTCACCGGCGTCGAGAAGTTAGTCGAGATCAGCCGCGAGGAGAAACGCCCGTACGTCCTGATGGCCGAGTTCGAGGTGTTCGTCGACCTGCCCTCCTGGCGGAAGGGCGCCGACATGAGCCGCAACATGGAGGTCGTCGACGAGACCCTGGAGGAGGCGGTCAGCCACAGCGACCTCCGCATCGAGGACATCTGCGGCGCCGCCGCCGAGCGCCTGCTCGACAAGCACGACTACACCGAGCGGGCGGAGGTCCGCATGGAGGCGGAGTTCGTCACGCGCGAGCGGACGCCCGAGAGCGACCTGCCCACCCAGTCGACCGCCGACGTGATCGCCTCGGCGACCGCCACCGAGGACGGCGACATCCGCGAGGAGATCGGCGCCGAGGTCACCGGCATGACCGTCTGCCCCTGCTCGCAGGGGATGTCCGCCGCCCGCGCCCGCGAGAAACTCCGCGAGCAGGGCGTCGACGACCGCACCATCGAGGAGTTCCTCGAGGAGGTGCCCCAGCCGGGCCACTCCCAGCGCGGCCACGCCACCCTGACCGTCGAGAGCGAGGGCGGCCCGGACGTGGACCTGGTCGAGCTGATCGAGGTGGCCCGCGACTCGATGAGCGCCCGCATCTACAACCTCGCCAAGCGCCCCGACGAGGACCACATGACCTACCAGTCCCACCTCGACGCGAAGTTCGTCGAGGACTGCGTCCGCGCGATGGCCGAGGGCGTCATCGAGGAGTTCCCCGGCCTCGACGACGACGCCGTCGTCCGCATGGAGCAGTCCAACGACGAGTCCATCCACCAGCACAACGCCCACGCCGAGCGGGTCGCCGAGGTGGCGACCCTGCGCGAGGAAGTCAACGGCGGCGACTGA
- a CDS encoding DUF5788 family protein, which translates to MQEYERKQLLERIGREGATVGATIPERIEIQGETIDLREFVFEIKRRETIPAGERERVERAKTNLRRERRERKERIEEGDISREEGERLVEAIVGIDRALNALENLGPTNLEAEIEAQETADKKRWMNFLKKALGDDRDSQGSHRSGSP; encoded by the coding sequence GTGCAAGAGTACGAGCGCAAACAGCTCCTGGAGCGCATCGGTCGCGAGGGAGCCACCGTGGGCGCGACGATCCCCGAGCGCATCGAGATCCAGGGGGAGACGATCGACCTGCGGGAGTTCGTCTTCGAGATCAAGCGCCGCGAGACCATCCCGGCGGGCGAGCGCGAGCGCGTCGAGCGGGCGAAGACGAACCTCCGGCGCGAGCGCAGGGAGCGAAAGGAACGCATCGAGGAGGGCGACATCTCACGCGAGGAGGGCGAGCGGCTGGTCGAGGCGATCGTCGGCATCGACCGCGCGCTCAACGCCCTGGAGAACCTCGGCCCGACGAACCTCGAGGCGGAGATCGAGGCCCAGGAGACCGCCGACAAGAAGCGCTGGATGAACTTCCTCAAGAAGGCGCTGGGCGACGACCGGGACAGCCAGGGCAGCCACCGGTCGGGGTCGCCATGA
- a CDS encoding universal stress protein gives MTYLVPFDGSALSEAALERATEFGDLTDTEVVALVVIPLDEREFAVERGWIDEDERYDPDDIESALEAKIRAVAPDATFRCERPEDVSSVASVTTDVVRTIRAVAEEVGAEIVFIGSENAGRVSTPVSSVGAPVSEDPRYDVHIVRHAGETDTGSD, from the coding sequence ATGACCTACCTGGTGCCCTTCGACGGGTCGGCGCTGTCCGAGGCCGCCCTGGAGCGGGCGACGGAGTTCGGCGACCTCACGGACACCGAGGTCGTCGCGCTCGTCGTCATCCCGCTCGACGAACGGGAGTTCGCCGTCGAGCGCGGGTGGATCGACGAGGACGAGCGCTACGACCCCGACGACATCGAGTCGGCGCTCGAGGCGAAGATCCGCGCCGTCGCGCCGGACGCGACGTTCCGGTGCGAGCGCCCCGAGGACGTGAGCTCGGTCGCCTCGGTCACGACCGACGTGGTCCGGACGATCCGCGCGGTCGCCGAGGAGGTCGGCGCCGAGATCGTGTTCATCGGCAGCGAGAACGCCGGCCGCGTCTCGACGCCCGTCTCCAGCGTCGGCGCGCCGGTCTCCGAGGACCCCCGCTACGACGTACACATCGTCCGCCACGCCGGCGAGACCGACACGGGCTCCGACTGA